A segment of the Butyrivibrio fibrisolvens genome:
TTCAAGCATACCGCTAGTTACGTAGTGCTGATACAGTGTTTCTGCATCAGATCCAACTGCAGCAACAACATCCGGATAAGCTGCTGCATAGAATGTAGCGTCAAATACCACATGGTAATCAAAAGCTGCAGCCTTGGCTTCAATCGTTGTCAATGTTCCGGCAACAGACATAGGAGCCGCTGCAGCAAAAATAGCAGCGCCAACAATAGCCACTGCTGTTTGTATTAGTTTTTTTCTTTTCAAAATAACACCTCTTTCTATATCAAAGCATCTCAAACCTGTTACGGCCATTATCTTTAGCCTGTTTAAGAGCTCTGTCTGCTTTTTCAAATAATTCCTCACAGGACAAGCCCGGAGTTATAAGTGTAGCGCCAAAGGAAGCTGTAACATCCGGAACATCTGCAAATTCCTCAGCATCTATCTTCTCTCTGATCCTCTCAATAACATTTGCAGTAGTGTCTTCGTCCACATCACGAAGAAGGATCATGAATTTCTCACTCTCCCATCTTCCGACAACATCACTGTCACGAAGTATTCCTTTTACAATATCGGCAGTTTTTCGAATTACATAATCCCCTGCATCATGACCAAGGCTGATATTGATCTGGTCAAGCTTATCAATGTCTAAAAGCGCAATTGCAGAATTAAGTACAGATGATTCCTCGACTAATTTCTGGAAAACTCTTTCTATCTCAGTCCTGGTGTATACTCCGCTAAGAGGATCCTGCTGGGCTTCTGAAACATACTCAAATCTTTCATTATCAATATCTGTAACTTCAGAATTCTCAAGGATCATCATTGAAAGAGTTGGCTTATCACTATTATCGCCTTCTCTTACAGGCTTTGCCGTCACAAAAATAGTGTCTACAGGCAGATCAGGATAGTTTTTGATCAAAAAATCAGACAATCTTT
Coding sequences within it:
- a CDS encoding GGDEF domain-containing protein, with the translated sequence MRHYIYSLQSEHDVEKITDDIYGQDMLESATCVVLQLFSDGTHKEVLKRLSDFLIKNYPDLPVDTIFVTAKPVREGDNSDKPTLSMMILENSEVTDIDNERFEYVSEAQQDPLSGVYTRTEIERVFQKLVEESSVLNSAIALLDIDKLDQINISLGHDAGDYVIRKTADIVKGILRDSDVVGRWESEKFMILLRDVDEDTTANVIERIREKIDAEEFADVPDVTASFGATLITPGLSCEELFEKADRALKQAKDNGRNRFEML